The Panicum virgatum strain AP13 chromosome 5K, P.virgatum_v5, whole genome shotgun sequence genome has a window encoding:
- the LOC120708827 gene encoding myb-related protein 308-like: protein MGRSPCCEKAHTNKGAWTKEEDQRLIAYIKAHGEGCWRSLPKAAGLLRCGKSCRLRWMNYLRPDLKRGNFTDDDDELIIKLHALLGNKWSLIAGQLPGRTDNEIKNYWNTHIKRKLLSRGIDPQTHRPLSGGSAAAASGLTTSSTAGFPSPSPAPRPARPVIAIPPNVMFARPTPSEDGHSSSGGSTDAPRCPDLNLDLDLSVGPPCSPPKTPAAAASTPTSQQQQQQKRATICLCYHLGVRGGEACSCKTALPAGFRFLRPLEEGRYI from the exons ATGGGGAGGTCTCCGTGCTGCGAGAAGGCGCACACGAACAAGGGCGCGTGGACAAAGGAGGAGGACCAGCGCCTGATCGCCTACATCAAGGCGCACGGCGAGGGGTGCTGGCGCTCGCTGCCCAAGGCCGCGGGCCTCCTCCGCTGCGGCAAGAGCTGCAGGCTGCGCTGGATGAACTACCTCCGCCCGGACCTCAAGCGCGGCAACTtcaccgacgacgacgacgagctcaTCATCAAGCTCCACGCCCTGCTCGGCAACAA GTGGTCGCTGATCGCGGGGCAGCTGCCCGGCCGGACGGACAACGAGATCAAGAACTACTGGAACACGCACATCAAGCGCAAGCTCCTCAGCCGCGGCATCGACCCGCAGACGCACCGCCCGCTCAgcggcgggagcgccgccgcggccagcggCCTCACCACGTCCAGCACCGCTGGCTTCCCGTCCCCCTCGCCGGCACCCAGGCCCGCGCGCCCGGTCATCGCCATCCCGCCCAATGTGATGTTCGCGAGGCCCACGCCGTCCGAGGACGgccacagcagcagcggcgggagcACGGACGCGCCGCGCTGCCCCGACTTGAACCTCGACCTCGACCTGTCCGTGGGCCCGCCGTGCTCGCCGCCAaagacgccggccgccgccgcgtccacgcccacgtcgcagcagcagcaacagcagaaaCGGGCGACCATCTGCCTGTGCTACCACCTCGGCGTCCGCGGCGGGGAGGCCTGCAGCTGCAAGACCGCGTTGCCGGCGGGGTTCCGGTTTCTCCGGCCGCTAGAGGAGGGCCGGTACATATAG